In the genome of candidate division WOR-3 bacterium, one region contains:
- a CDS encoding T9SS type A sorting domain-containing protein: MRNVLCLALLVPILALAAGTTQPVTALAPENGTAQATVAPVPAGQGQPDVAMKALVGTLDTIGGTTYDWWTNGPRLTAIVNSPTFGVHALWMYSTATTGTDFPDRNMRYNFYDITSDAWNWVDTDYMQSGVNVFDKRAGYGNMQADPATGNAIVGSHTSGTGGITPRVARDAAPGAGIFEYADGEPVLGVCQWPPVAVGQDGKINIFPITDAYALSYSHIASGAWPTFTTPVTGIAPTPGFPTHNIAASKASNKVSLVWEISTNVPEDAYQSHSTDGGITWDTPSNLVPPVAFGNGSDTLTSFHITSLFPWYDAQDKFHVVANLIPMVNDTGYIIPSQIWHYCPDNAEPWSRIHIATADSLGAPVGYNATYACRPSMGQDDDGNLFVAWEQFDGLNVEQTTSRLRADIFAALSDDNGVTWGEALKLTDAGTHSMRFPAVIDLAIDGGSDPDTVCILYEDDAIAGFFVQSEGPATPNPVVVQKVAITDFPPPGVEEQSPVSPVVRLEVAATPNPFGGRTSISYVLPQAGKVSLVVYDAAGRPVQTLASGRRATGRYTATWDAKNAAAGVYFYTLTSGKASITRKLILAD, translated from the coding sequence ATGAGAAACGTACTATGCTTGGCCTTGCTGGTGCCGATTCTGGCGCTGGCGGCGGGCACGACACAGCCGGTCACGGCGCTCGCGCCGGAGAACGGAACTGCGCAGGCGACCGTAGCGCCTGTGCCGGCAGGCCAGGGGCAGCCGGACGTGGCGATGAAGGCCCTGGTGGGCACGCTCGACACAATCGGCGGCACGACTTATGACTGGTGGACCAACGGTCCGAGGTTGACCGCGATCGTGAATTCGCCGACGTTCGGAGTGCATGCGCTCTGGATGTACTCGACCGCGACCACCGGCACGGATTTCCCGGATCGCAACATGCGGTACAACTTCTACGATATCACGTCGGACGCCTGGAACTGGGTTGATACGGACTACATGCAGTCGGGCGTGAACGTGTTCGACAAGCGGGCAGGATACGGCAACATGCAGGCCGACCCGGCTACCGGGAACGCGATTGTCGGTTCCCACACCTCGGGAACTGGCGGCATAACTCCGAGAGTCGCCAGGGATGCAGCCCCGGGCGCCGGCATCTTCGAGTACGCTGACGGCGAGCCGGTCCTGGGCGTCTGTCAGTGGCCGCCGGTTGCCGTAGGTCAGGATGGCAAGATCAACATCTTCCCCATTACCGATGCCTACGCACTGAGCTACAGTCACATCGCGTCCGGCGCGTGGCCGACGTTCACGACTCCGGTGACGGGGATTGCCCCGACCCCTGGTTTCCCCACCCACAACATCGCCGCCTCGAAGGCGTCGAACAAGGTTTCTCTCGTGTGGGAGATTTCCACCAATGTGCCGGAGGATGCGTACCAGTCGCACAGCACCGATGGCGGTATCACCTGGGACACGCCGTCGAACCTGGTTCCGCCGGTTGCCTTCGGCAACGGTTCTGACACGCTGACCAGTTTCCACATCACATCGCTGTTCCCGTGGTACGATGCGCAGGACAAGTTCCACGTCGTGGCCAACCTGATACCGATGGTGAACGATACCGGCTACATCATCCCATCGCAGATCTGGCACTACTGCCCGGACAATGCCGAGCCGTGGAGCCGCATCCATATCGCGACGGCCGACAGCCTCGGTGCTCCGGTCGGCTACAACGCGACGTACGCCTGCCGGCCGAGCATGGGCCAGGATGACGACGGCAACCTGTTTGTGGCCTGGGAGCAGTTCGACGGCCTGAACGTAGAACAGACGACGTCACGCCTGCGTGCCGATATCTTCGCCGCGCTTTCGGACGACAACGGTGTCACCTGGGGCGAAGCGCTCAAGTTGACCGATGCCGGCACTCATTCGATGCGGTTCCCGGCGGTTATCGATCTGGCAATTGATGGTGGTTCAGATCCGGATACCGTCTGTATCCTGTATGAAGACGATGCCATTGCGGGCTTCTTCGTGCAGAGCGAGGGTCCGGCTACCCCCAACCCGGTTGTGGTCCAGAAGGTGGCAATCACCGATTTTCCGCCACCGGGTGTTGAAGAGCAGTCGCCCGTCAGCCCTGTCGTCCGGCTGGAGGTTGCCGCCACGCCGAACCCGTTCGGAGGGCGCACGTCCATATCCTACGTGTTGCCGCAGGCAGGCAAGGTCTCGCTCGTGGTCTATGACGCTGCTGGACGTCCGGTCCAGACTCTTGCCTCGGGACGTCGTGCTACCGGCCGTTACACCGCAACGTGGGACGCGAAAAACGCCGCTGCCGGCGTCTACTTCTACACGCTCACGAGCGGCAAGGCCTCGATAACCAGAAAACTGATTCTGGCAGACTAG
- a CDS encoding TonB family protein, producing MAMSTSSSIAALEWEDRYYGLAIRVATVAAFAFTILAFLVLPKEFIVEAYKLRKSIESITETLPPTLQELEKPAEPVKPAVVPVAAANEAEVTATTIDATDVVEVVKRTDETDIPVVPFWKVEVKPQPINIPVPTYPDMARTAGIEGQAVVEALVDTDGAVADARILKPSGNASLDQAAVDAAMRSKFSPAKQRDKAVRVWVSIPFRFTLSN from the coding sequence ATGGCAATGAGTACCAGCAGCAGCATCGCCGCGCTGGAGTGGGAAGACAGGTATTACGGACTGGCGATCCGTGTAGCCACGGTCGCCGCGTTTGCCTTCACCATTCTGGCTTTTCTTGTTCTTCCCAAGGAGTTCATCGTTGAAGCCTACAAGCTGAGGAAGTCGATTGAGAGCATAACCGAGACACTGCCGCCGACTCTTCAGGAACTGGAAAAGCCGGCTGAGCCCGTGAAGCCGGCAGTCGTGCCGGTTGCGGCGGCGAATGAGGCAGAAGTCACCGCGACAACCATCGACGCAACGGACGTCGTCGAAGTCGTGAAACGGACCGACGAGACTGATATCCCGGTCGTGCCATTCTGGAAGGTAGAAGTGAAGCCCCAACCCATCAACATCCCGGTGCCGACCTACCCGGATATGGCCCGAACCGCCGGTATTGAGGGCCAGGCGGTGGTTGAGGCGCTGGTCGACACGGATGGTGCGGTCGCCGACGCGCGCATTCTGAAGCCTTCCGGCAACGCGTCACTGGACCAGGCCGCGGTGGACGCGGCGATGAGGTCGAAATTCTCCCCGGCGAAGCAGCGGGACAAGGCGGTGCGGGTATGGGTTTCCATTCCGTTCCGCTTCACGCTGTCAAACTAG
- a CDS encoding biopolymer transporter ExbD, with translation MAISLRKKGGGGAPSIPTASTGDVAFLIMIFFMSTSMFAKEKGLKIVLPEPTPPGQESQVKLPPQNLLNVGVNSQGQVQVSLASEPQKAEYIDVPQLRELVVDRLAANKDLVISLRVSRGAPYRVMIDVFDQLKLAKASRISLLHVADMGEEGGP, from the coding sequence GTGGCCATAAGCCTGAGGAAAAAGGGAGGCGGAGGCGCTCCGAGCATCCCGACTGCCTCGACCGGCGACGTCGCCTTCCTCATCATGATTTTCTTCATGTCCACCAGCATGTTCGCCAAGGAGAAGGGCCTCAAGATCGTCCTGCCGGAACCAACCCCTCCGGGGCAGGAGTCGCAGGTGAAGCTACCCCCCCAGAACCTTCTCAATGTGGGCGTGAACTCGCAAGGACAGGTTCAAGTCAGCCTGGCAAGCGAGCCACAGAAGGCGGAGTACATTGATGTCCCGCAGCTTCGCGAGTTGGTGGTCGACAGGCTGGCAGCGAACAAGGACCTGGTGATCTCGCTCCGCGTCAGCCGGGGCGCGCCGTACCGCGTGATGATCGACGTCTTCGATCAACTGAAGCTGGCCAAGGCAAGTCGCATAAGCCTGCTCCACGTGGCGGATATGGGAGAGGAAGGTGGTCCATGA
- a CDS encoding biopolymer transporter ExbD — MKRIAQRRGPQPDIPTASQGDIAFLLIIFFMVGTTFRASQGLKVILPNAMSTERILKKRNTHSLWLDKTGKVSVNDNLVTIPAVTPVMSERVVENPDLVVVLQADKDVPYGHVTDVLEALKAARALKVTFATNYEMGGGGG; from the coding sequence ATGAAGCGGATAGCCCAGAGAAGAGGGCCGCAGCCGGACATACCGACCGCGTCTCAAGGTGATATCGCCTTTCTCCTTATCATCTTCTTCATGGTGGGCACGACTTTCCGCGCCTCGCAGGGCCTGAAGGTGATACTGCCCAACGCCATGTCCACAGAGCGGATACTGAAGAAACGGAACACGCACAGCCTCTGGTTGGACAAGACCGGCAAGGTCTCGGTGAATGACAATCTGGTCACGATCCCGGCGGTCACTCCGGTCATGAGCGAGCGGGTGGTTGAGAACCCGGACCTGGTCGTTGTGCTGCAGGCTGACAAGGATGTTCCCTACGGCCACGTCACCGACGTGCTGGAGGCACTCAAGGCCGCCCGGGCACTGAAGGTCACTTTCGCCACCAACTACGAGATGGGGGGCGGAGGAGGATAA
- a CDS encoding MotA/TolQ/ExbB proton channel family protein, with product MIQEFKDGGDIMWFLLICAVMGIALSIERAYTLTFRLRLNVKRFGQELMDTIGKNGVKAGIEMCNSTKSPAARVLAAALEKVDMGKGVVEDAIVRTGASELAFLDRGMALISGLTTVAPFFGFLGTVTGMIGAFKAVAAVGEVEATVVASGIAEALITTKWGLIVAAPLSIFYILFSTRVSSYLRDMETASGELIDFLMARGLLKE from the coding sequence GTGATCCAGGAGTTTAAAGACGGCGGCGACATAATGTGGTTCCTGCTCATCTGCGCCGTGATGGGCATAGCGCTTTCCATTGAGCGGGCGTACACGCTGACCTTTCGCCTGCGTCTCAACGTGAAGAGATTCGGTCAGGAGCTGATGGATACTATCGGCAAGAACGGCGTGAAGGCCGGCATAGAAATGTGCAACAGCACAAAGAGCCCGGCTGCCCGCGTTCTGGCCGCGGCCCTTGAGAAAGTGGATATGGGCAAGGGCGTGGTCGAGGATGCCATCGTGCGTACGGGCGCCAGCGAGCTGGCGTTCCTCGACCGGGGCATGGCGTTGATCTCCGGGCTGACAACGGTGGCGCCGTTCTTCGGATTCCTTGGTACGGTAACCGGGATGATCGGTGCGTTCAAGGCGGTCGCCGCGGTCGGCGAGGTTGAAGCGACCGTCGTGGCGTCCGGCATCGCTGAGGCGCTGATTACCACCAAGTGGGGCCTAATCGTCGCGGCACCGCTGTCCATCTTCTACATCTTGTTTAGTACTCGAGTGAGCAGTTACCTGCGCGACATGGAGACCGCCTCCGGTGAGCTGATTGATTTCCTGATGGCCAGGGGACTGCTGAAGGAGTAG